In Drosophila santomea strain STO CAGO 1482 chromosome 3L, Prin_Dsan_1.1, whole genome shotgun sequence, a single window of DNA contains:
- the LOC120448217 gene encoding uncharacterized protein LOC120448217 isoform X5 produces the protein MLNSRRSASVGALPAEKRHFVSRQESASGASLDVRCACQYFMCDSLLPERVNPVDSRPGSRLSGHAEEQFPPGHLNLMRDDLSTHSFEVVSHADVAPSVDLSFMERYPELEQTARSRGLVVRSISDATEPDQFSAPHQGVGGAFVAGRRRQLSMGGLSSGSVSRFPDSLSMRSGPSLRRISAGNSKTDLFCADINIPTAQATGGRRSASTSRRASNADLFQASIVPGSLQPPQLNLIPATATPGLMDQPPLFPSHQASPAPSQQDFRIAKPPLSTDYMRPSEVNKENQLPGNTLPQNRPIDVSRFGGDAVRPSFLVESDFQQQQNPYQPTVVPIDPLAKTVAELEQVAQEHSIVQIRDNIQAETRRPPSIGGDISAIPLKVGEQTKIEIVHNIPVVDIDQLIRDEEEKAAEHRSRSPRPSPRRPKSPPVMATLQLPSSRTTSPTPAEPTVASVGQPNLKRQHTPERQLSPERPTQWLTQQERAVSPTPAPTAINLQDASSEVKSSYTSRFKSMFGVKEPRQKSPSPTPQRSRTPSPRMQRHEKSPSPVKLLSVFSRSKPQAMSVVTTSSATVKGKEAEPLAVRVTETFSLKVDDMDQYCARPTKPLAPPPNAQTMYSSREDFAASERASVDISEAFAPVVVSAVPRGGSVSASMSISGGSFMAGNRNLYSSEIEMPDPGYGHRDSASRDISLGGSRPLISVPIQISGSGSHVYRPLQHRAPSEQRGFGVQRKTSFREPRTQSHDRNSHLGRSQEELYGVGRMTKTVSFHFDERKSRLADFESNSPLNQKQLEHRDFLERTYFTRDHEYEPVGVTPAHESSPAPSPQSELQLPMDIDLPLSSAGTTPRTESRTDYEIHTSQVDSSALEELPLQPENRRKGFMASAQDRTKKMQDGIRLQAGKIRTRLQTKPKPKPVSGSPKAKAKERRRFKAPEFSKIKMPEIKRPDMSKLKELKRPEFTKFNKPDMSKFKLPEKFSTLKLRRSKSFKENEGDVVSDETPEGTGGTASPTQPAPKKKFEFNFGTYPRAFRKKKPVEEPVAVATESSLGTEGLSVIPSTETQPSQTSTSSPQGDRGPGPVRSRWADKFSDVSYNDSEGSRYRRYGSELESFDRESSLERRMKEDLEGTEDTASEAQPQQEMGILGVVADNKQFAEFDEENRAIHEISSKRSREFKRRPMVHQDSDLRSEDSRDAEGWTEKDIQKNKLLRKAELEAEAGFYKFHDLQDAQSTASSGQKVVMEPIDDDEFFLRKRGISEDNIQLRQYISEAIREGYEMPNALKHVGYSAEQVPSEFADYDVPPAKPRRLHRNYQPDFDSQEFQRSDYGDDLSMSQNGSEFTPKRPLRKARSRSKYSIEGSQDIPQDGGSSIHYFEDDEEYLRPPVRDQPITDSEQALNNLDLGGKAAAMIQEEMEQELQNKPRPQAPRRQKKRTRDDASVDKDADSFFNGFGGRSVSNTFLQPHEDVIVYRTEHEYRHIPLATPDRFTDATSARTQRSEDDRTSRGADSLILDGHIKSRPELEDNEDVDPRTRSDEKFVIDMLESDGYAVVRKETLPKPTPPARRKKFTRTPGERFATLPSIRGSRGSPPPARPPPPQQYVPTEDSPVVPRRRSAASLDEIPLMIKSNYESQKEKPKQPDEEDDYEEPGALDRSNLQSGAVINKMKFRPLPPPPRPPREKRSTRAGSQTHESYEDSEQVASSSQADSYDQGEFEVEVSTQTDPLPDDFVCEEFEITEDMKIIEPRRSNGSGNKTLEDLLRSVEAAQEQDEVDGARVLSEDEQLAKGLQRFRDANQRSMSERSRASSQADRSKSLSRPQTPSSAVIIERRVPTPSLTAGEDDATVQASLIVRPISAADLIDDDLRREEEELRREGLLSDSSVQSKSDVEDEHGEVALSDYAASTADLDAAVEQLQQAQLESDYESRLEDDEVERTLRDSEYEEEKFSEQEEEQETTKLEKELTEQELEEALEKELQEAMEKELSDYRQKEKEQESEQEQTFSEEELAASEIDYHQSEEEQATSERDYHPSEDEHPLSEREQPLSEEEHTLSDTEHPQTEPESQEVEDTIQKSTASEPTEAEVELKFVATLPTEPAFGDKEEEPEEPPLPPPRRKSTTALEPIATSVLTIAEQSSREMTPIQTLQSAPEPQFPSHLAELEVERLRVHALQAGQIQVSQLHGNQVKADDLQCKSGQLVVQNIELPPGFIDDIVERVQREQQRPSLLTTETQTSRQASSEPATSEKELPVKPPRHSKTTEQAPSAPNLDEQTQTEAGLLPLPPPPAVYPSVEYLQSLAPLAFFNLQRSAEAEQAEALTATERKAPHKCRRRHVQEPIEVESGSEAEEQLVERPRSRSRRSRTRSATQPLEEDYDDDQPKTVVHAGRQFVSACSLELVNVINQLTHYVRGEAVEPQQATRNIPALMLLFILIGVLVFLLTGRQVHTHHWDYFNPPGNDHGRQT, from the exons ATGTTGAACTCCCGACGATCCGCCTCCGTGGGCGCCCTGCCCGCCGAGAAGCGTCACTTTGTGTCCCGCCAGGAGAGCGCCAGTGGTGCCTCCTTGGACGTCCGCTGCGCCTGCCAGTACTTCATGTGCGACTCCCTGCTCCCAGAGCGTGTAAATCCAGTGGATTCGCGTCCTGGTTCCCGTTTGAGTGGACATGCCGAGGAGCAGTTTCCACCTGGTCACCTCAATCTAATGCGCGACGATCTGTCTACACACAGTTTCGAAGTGGTAAGTCATGCGGATGTTGCACCCTCGGTGGATCTTAGCTTCATGGAACGCTATCCGGAACTGGAGCAGACAGCGCGTTCGCGAGGATTGGTAGTGCGCAGCATCTCGGATGCCACAGAACCGGATCAGTTCTCTGCTCCGCATCAGGGAGTAGGTGGAGCCTTTGTGGCTGGAAGAAGACGACAGCTGTCCATGGGTGGCTTGTCTTCGGGCAGCGTAAGCCGCTTTCCCGATTCCCTCTCTATGCGTAGTGGTCCATCCCTACGCCGCATATCAGCCGGGAACTCAAAGACGGATCTTTTCTGTGCGGACATTAACATACCCACTGCCCAAGCCACTGGAGGACGTCGCTCCGCCAGCACTAGTCGTCGAGCATCCAATGCCGACCTCTTCCAGGCGAGCATAGTGCCAGGATCACTGCAGCCACCGCAGCTCAATCTAATACCAGCCACTGCCACTCCGGGATTGATGGACCAACCACCACTCTTTCCATCGCACCAAGCTTCGCCAGCTCCGTCGCAGCAGGATTTCCGTATTGCCAAGCCGCCACTTTCAACGGATTATATGCGCCCAAGCGAGGTGAACAAGGAGAACCAGTTACCCGGCAATACGCTTCCCCAAAATCGACCCATCGATGTATCCCGCTTTGGTGGCGATGCAGTGCGGCCTTCTTTCCTTGTGGAATCCGatttccagcagcagcagaatccTTATCAGCCCACAGTCGTTCCCATTGATCCCTTGGCCAAAACCGTGGCGGAGCTAGAACAAGTTGCACAGGAGCACAGTATTGTGCAAATCAGGGACAACATCCAAGCAGAGACCAGACGACCGCCATCCATTGGTGGTGATATAAGCGCTATTCCCCTTAAAGTGGGGGAACAGACGAAAATCGAGATAGTCCACAACATACCAGTGGTGGATATTGATCAACTGATACGGGATGAGGAGGAGAAGGCAGCGGAGCACCGCAGCCGAAGTCCCAGACCTTCGCCAAGGAGGCCAAAGTCACCGCCTGTAATGGCCACTCTGCAGTTGCCCTCCAGTCGGACAACCAGTCCCACTCCTGCGGAACCAACGGTGGCTTCAGTTGGCCAGCCAAATTTGAAGCGTCAGCATACGCCGGAGAGGCAACTCTCGCCGGAAAGACCAACACAGTGGTTAACCCAACAAGAACGCGCTGTGAGCCCCACACCAGCTCCCACTGCCATCAATTTACAGGATGCCTCATCGGAAGTAAAGAGTTCCTATACCTCGCGTTTTAAATCGATGTTTGGCGTCAAGGAGCCGCGCCAGAAGTCACCGTCTCCGACCCCACAGCGTTCCCGTACGCCCAGTCCCAGAATGCAGAGGCACGAGAAGTCGCCTTCACCCGTTAAACTGCTATCTGTGTTTTCACGCAGTAAACCACAGGCCATGTCCGTGGTTACCACATCCTCAGCAACAGTCAAGGGCAAAGAAGCTGAACCACTGGCAGTGCGAGTTACTGAGACGTTTTCCCTCAAAGTGGACGACATGGATCAGTACTGTGCCCGGCCAACCAAGCCACTGGCTCCTCCGCCGAATGCCCAGACCATGTACAGCAGTCGCGAGGATTTTGCTGCCTCGGAAAGGGCATCGGTGGACATCAGTGAGGCTTTTGCACCGGTGGTGGTGTCGGCTGTGCCGCGTGGAGGAAGTGTGAGTGCTAGCATGAGCATAAGCGGAGGAAGCTTTATGGCCGGAAACAGGAACCTCTACTCCAGCGAGATCGAGATGCCGGATCCGGGCTACGGACATAGGGACTCCGCCAGCAGGGATATTTCGTTGGGAGGCAGTCGGCCACTCATCTCGGTGCCCATTCAGATATCCGGAAGTGGCAGTCACGTCTACCGACCTCTCCAGCATCGTGCTCCTTCCGAGCAGCGCGGCTTTGGGGTTCAGCGGAAGACGTCGTTCCGGGAACCGCGCACCCAGTCGCACGACCGCAACTCCCATTTGGGCCGATCCCAGGAGGAACTCTATGGGGTGGGCCGCATGACAAAGACGGTTAGTTTCCATTTTGACGAACGCAAATCGCGCCTCGCGGATTTCGAGTCCAACTCGCCCCTGAACCAAAAGCAATTAGAACACAGAGACTTTCTCGAACGGACCTATTTCACTCG TGATCATGAATACGAGCCCGTGGGCGTGACGCCGGCGCACGAATCCTCGCCAGCACCTAGCCCCCAAAGCGAACTGCAGCTACCCATGGACATCGACTTACCGCTCAGTTCTGCTGGCACCACGCCTCGCACCGAATCCCGCACGGACTACGAAATCCACACCAGCCAAGTGGACTCGAGCGCATTGGAGGAGCTGCCGTTGCAGCCGGAGAACCGACGCAAGGGTTTCATGGCTTCGGCCCAGGATAGAACCAAGAAGATGCAAGATGGGATCCGTCTGCAAGCTGGAAAAATACGCACCCGACTCCAAACCAagccgaaaccgaaacccgTTTCCGGAAGTCCCAAAGCCAAGGCCAAGGAGCGACGACGCTTCAAGGCTCCCGAGTTCTCGAAGATCAAGATGCCTGAGATTAAGCGACCGGATATGTCCAAATTGAAAGAGCTGAAGCGACCCGAGTTCACCAAGTTTAACAAGCCGGACATGTCCAAGTTCAAGTTGCCGGAGAAGTTCTCCACCCTGAAGCTGCGTCGTAGCAAGAGCTTTAAGGAAAACGAGGGCGATGTGGTTTCAGATGAGACCCCGGAGGGCACAGGAGGCACAGCATCCCCCACTCAGCCGGCGCCAAAGAAGAAGTTCGAGTTCAACTTCGGCACCTATCCACGTGCTTTCCGTAAGAAGAAGCCGGTGGAGGAACCTGTTGCGGTGGCCACTGAGTCCTCACTGGGAACAGAAGGCCTTAGTGTGATTCCCAGCACGGAGACGCAACCGTCGCAGACTTCTACCAGCTCTCCGCAAGGTGATCGTGGACCCGGACCGGTTCGTTCCCGCTGGGCCGATAAGTTCTCCGATGTGAGCTACAACGATAGCGAAGGATCACGTTACCGGCGCTACGGCAGCGAACTGGAGAGCTTCGACCGGGAATCCTCTCTGGAGCGACGCATGAAGGAGGATCTGGAGGGCACCGAAGATACGGCCAGTGAGGCACAGCCTCAACAGGAGATGGGCATCTTGGGCGTGGTGGCGGATAACAAACAGTTTGCCGAATTCGATGAGGAAAACCGGGCCATACACGAGATATCAAGTAAGAGATCCCGGGAGTTTAAGCGTCGCCCTATGGTTCATCAAGATTCGGATCTGCGCTCGGAGGATAGCAGAGATGCTGAGGGCTGGACGGAGAAGGATATACAGAAGAACAAGCTGCTGAGGAAGGCGGAATTGGAAGCGGAGGCCGGTTTTTACAAGTTCCACGACCTACAGGATGCCCAATCTACAGCCAGTTCTGGCCAAAAGGTGGTCATGGAGCCAATCGATGATGATGAGTTCTTCCTGCGTAAGCGCGGTATTTCCGAGGATAACATCCAGTTGCGACAGTACATCAGTGAAGCTATTCGCGAAGGTTACGAAATGCCCAATGCTCTAAAGCACGTGGGTTACTCCGCCGAGCAGGTTCCGTCAGAATTTGCTGACTACGATGTGCCTCCGGCCAAGCCACGTCGCCTGCATCGAAACTACCAGCCGGACTTTGATTCCCAGGAGTTTCAGCGCAGCGATTACGGCGACGATCTCTCCATGTCACAAAATGGCAGTGAGTTCACTCCGAAACGCCCACTTCGCAAGGCTCGCAGTCGCAGCAAATACTCGATTGAGGGCAGCCAGGACATCCCACAGGATGGTGGAAGCAGTATCCACTATTTCGAAGACGACGAGGAGTACCTACGACCGCCGGTCAGGGATCAACCGATTACGGATTCCGAGCAGGCACTCAATAACCTCGATCTCGGCGGCAAGGCAGCGGCGATGATTCAGGAGGAGATGGAACAGGAGCTACAGAACAAGCCCCGTCCGCAGGCACCGAGGCGCCAGAAGAAACGCACAAGGGACGACGCATCCGTGGACAAGGATGCGGACTCCTTCTTCAACGGCTTCGGTGGTAGATCAGTATCGAACACCTTTTTGCAGCCACACGAAGAT GTAATTGTTTATCGCACTGAGCACGAATATCGTCACATACCGCTAGCCACGCCGGACAGATTTACGGATGCCACCTCTGCACGTACACAGCGTTCCGAGGACGACCGCACTTCCCGTGGTGCCGACTCTCTGATTCTGGACGGGCATATAAAGTCCCGGCCCGAGTTGGAGGACAACGAGGATGTGGACCCACGCACAAGGAGCGACGAGAAGTTCGTTATCGATATGCTGGAAAGTGATGG CTATGCGGTGGTCCGCAAGGAGACGCTCCCGAAGCCAACGCCACCTGCCCGCCGGAAGAAGTTCACACGAACGCCGGGTGAGCGGTTCGCCACGTTGCCCAGCATCCGAGGCTCTCGAGGATCACCGCCACCCGCACGACCACCGCCACCACAGCAGTACGTGCCAACAGAGGACTCTCCGGTGGTGCCACGCCGCAGATCCGCGGCCAGCCTGGATGAGATTCCTCTGATGATCAAGTCGAA CTACGAGTCACAGAAGGAAAAGCCGAAGCAGCCGGATGAGGAGGATGACTACGAGGAGCCGGGTGCTTTGGATCGCTCCAATTTGCAATCGGGCGCCGTCATTAACAAGATGAAGTTCCGACCactgccgccgccaccgcgTCCTCCGCGCGAGAAGCGATCCACGAGAGCCGGAAGCCAGACTCATGAGAGTTACGAGGACAGTGAACAGGTGGCCAGCTCCAGCCAGGCGGATAGTTACGACCAGGGTGAGTTCGAGGTGGAGGTGTCCACCCAGACGGATCCGCTGCCCGATGATTTTGTGTGCGAAGAGTTCGAGATCACTGAGGATATGAAAATCATCGAACCGCGACGATCCAATGGATCTGGTAACAAAACCCTGGAGGATCTGTTGCGCAGCGTAGAGGCAGCTCAGGAGCAGGATGAGGTAGATGGAGCTCGAGTTCTTTCCGAGGACGAGCAGCTGGCTAAAGGTCTGCAGAGATTCCGGGACGCCAATCAGCGCAGCATGTCGGAGCGATCGCGGGCTTCCTCCCAAGCAGATCGTTCCAAGTCGCTCAGCCGACCGCAGACGCCTTCATCGGCGGTGATCATCGAACGGCGTGTGCCCACTCCCAGTCTAACTGCTGGCGAGGATGATGCCACGGTGCAGGCCTCACTGATCGTAAGGCCCATTAGTGCCGCCGATTTGATTGACGATGATCTGCGACGGGAGGAAGAGGAACTTCGTCGCGAGGGCTTGCTCTCTGACAGCTCGGTGCAAAGTAAATCCGACGTGGAGGATGAGCACGGTGAGGTGGCATTGAGTGACTACGCCGCCAGTACGGCAGACTTGGACGCAGCGgtggagcaactgcagcaggcTCAGCTGGAGAGCGACTACGAGAGCAGACTGGAGGATGATGAAGTTGAACGCACGCTCAGGGACAGCGAGTATGAGGAGGAAAAGTTTTCGGAACAGGAAGAAGAGCAGGAAACAACGAAACTGGAAAAGGAACTAACTGAGCAGGAACTAGAGGAGGCTTTGGAGAAGGAACTGCAGGAAGCAATGGAGAAGGAGCTATCTGACTACCGCcaaaaggagaaggagcaggaatCAGAGCAAGAGCAAACCTTCTCCGAGGAGGAATTGGCTGCCTCAGAGATTGATTACCACCAATCTGAAGAGGAGCAGGCCACCTCAGAGCGTGATTATCACCCATCTGAGGATGAGCATCCATTGTCAGAGCGAGAACAGCCTCTTTCCGAGGAGGAGCACACTCTTTCCGACACGGAACACCCCCAGACTGAGCCCGAATCCCAGGAAGTGGAGGATACAATTCAAAAATCTACTGCTAGCGAACCCACCGAGGCCGAAGTTGAGCTCAAGTTCGTTGCCACTTTGCCCACCGAACCCGCTTTCGGAGACAAGGAGGAGGAACCAGAGGAGCCTCCTCTTCCACCACCACGTCGGAAGTCCACCACCGCCCTGGAACCAATTGCCACCTCAGTCCTGACCATCGCCGAACAGTCCAGCCGCGAGATGACGCCTATCCAAACGTTGCAATCCGCCCCAGAACCGCAGTTCCCCAGTCACCTGGCCGAATTGGAGGTGGAACGATTGCGAGTCCATGCATTGCAGGCTGGCCAGATTCAAGTATCGCAACTACATGGCAATCAAGTCAAAGCAGACGACCTGCAGTGCAAGTCTGGACAACTGGTGGTGCAAAATATCGAACTCCCGCCTGGATTTATTGACGATATTGTGGAGCGGGtgcagcgggagcagcagcGTCCATCTCTGCTAACCACCGAAACGCAGACCAGTCGGCAGGCAAGCAGCGAACCCGCCACCTCCGAGAAGGAGCTGCCCGTTAAACCACCACGTCATAGCAAGACCACCGAGCAAGCGCCATCCGCTCCCAATCTGGACGAGCAGACCCAGACGGAGGCTGGTTTGTTGCCACTACCTCCGCCGCCGGCGGTCTATCCCAGTGTTGAGTACCTCCAGTCTTTGGCTCCACTAGCCTTCTTCAACCTCCAGCGAAGCGCGGAGGCGGAGCAAGCGGAAGCCTTGACGGCAACGGAGAGAAAGGCGCCACACAAATGCCGACGTCGTCATGTCCAGGAGCCCATCGAAGTGGAATCAGGTTCCGAGGCAGAAGAACAGCTTGTGGAGCGACCACGCTCGCGATCGCGTCGCTCTCGCACCCGTAGTGCTACCCAACCATTGGAGGAAGACTACGACGATGATCAGCCCAAGACAGTTGTTCACGCTGGAAGGCAGTTTGTCTCTGCCTGCAGTCTGGAACTGGTGAACGTCATCAACCAACTGACTCACTATGTTCGAGGTGAAGCAGTGGAACCGCAACAGGCGACACGTAATATACCCGCACTGATGCTCCTCTTCATCCTGATCGGAGTTTTGGTATTCCTGTTAACGGGGCGGCAGGTGCACACCCATCATTGGGACTACTTTAATCCGCCCGGGAACGATCATGGCAGGCAGACGTGA